One Gossypium hirsutum isolate 1008001.06 chromosome A11, Gossypium_hirsutum_v2.1, whole genome shotgun sequence genomic window carries:
- the LOC107957273 gene encoding ubiquitin-related modifier 1 homolog 2 gives MHLTLEFGGGLELLCKSVKFHNVNVDLPKGADKLSMRDLLAWVRTNLIKERPEMFMKGESVRPGVLVLVNDCDWELSGQLDTTLEEKDVVVFISTLHGG, from the exons atgcATTTGACCCTTGAATTCGG TGGAGGCTTAGAGCTTTTATGTAAATCTGTTAAATTTCATAATGTGAACGTTGATCTGCCAAAAGGAGCAGATAAG TTAAGCATGAGGGATTTACTAGCCTGGGTTCGTACCAATTTGATCAAGGAGAGACCTGAAATGTTCATGAAAGGGGAGTCTGt GAGACCTGGTGTTCTTGTCCTTGTAAATGACTGCGATTGGGAGTTGAGTGGCCAGCTTGATACTACCTTAGAAGAGAAGGATGTGGTAGTTTTTATCTCAACATTGCACGGTGGATAA
- the LOC107960553 gene encoding uncharacterized protein, whose translation MASNLSKSQSFGLTSIAEEEARWCCVLVLVTLLLLNSFKETNYTITKDEDYDGKGVSRWVLERACDEIYVVAEGETLHSISDKCGDPFIVEHNPHIHDPDDVFPGLLIKITPLSLPTHSFSL comes from the coding sequence ATGGCTTCGAATCTTTCTAAGAGTCAGAGTTTTGGATTGACATCTATAGCTGAGGAAGAAGCTCGTTGGTGCTGTGTCCTTGTGCTGGTAACCCTGTTATTGCTCAACTCTTTCAAGGAAACTAACTATACCATAACAAAGGATGAGGATTATGATGGGAAAGGGGTGAGTCGTTGGGTGTTGGAGCGAGCTTGTGATGAAATCTATGTGGTTGCAGAAGGAGAAACCCTCCACTCCATTAGCGACAAGTGTGGGGATCCTTTTATAGTGGAGCACAACCCTCATATTCATGACCCTGATGATGTATTTCCCGGACTTCTCATCAAGATTACTCCTCTCTCTCTGCCAACTCACTCATTTAGCCTCTAG
- the LOC107960554 gene encoding uncharacterized protein, whose amino-acid sequence MAMNVLSRLLDEAAASQVFHYHPKVRKIKLTHLYFADDLLIFVKGKLESIVGVQCILEQFYTFYGLKLNPSKSEVYSAGMSQVELEEVHKFTGFTLGCLPVRYLGAPLVARNLTVKDCAPLLKKVAIKINGWAAKTSSYTGRAQLVQVVLFYIQNYWAQHFLLPKAVIKLVNQMCVRFLWKGQNEKVKVARLSWEQICQETRGPLFVECVYSRRISQAILKLCKLNRNLGLGEKEEPSLQWFLGWLEMLMFMGYSEKGTVGNLGANKDSNWSCWN is encoded by the exons ATGGCTATGAATGTGCTATCAAGGTTACTAGATGAAGCAGCAGCTAGCCAGGTATTTCATTACCATCCTAAGGTGCGAAAGATAAAACTTACTCACTTATACTTTGCAGATGATCTTCTCATTTTTGTCAAAGGAAAGCTTGAGTCTATTGTTGGAGTTCAGTGCATTCTTGAACAGTTTTATACTTTTTATGGGTTGAAGCTGAATCCTTCAAAGAGTGAGGTTTACTCAGCTGGTATGTCTCAAGTTGAATTGGAGGAGGTGCATAAGTTTACTGGTTTTACATTGGGTTGTTTACCAGTAAGATATCTGGGGGCACCACTTGTTGCAAGGAACTTGACAGTAAAAGATTGTGCTCCTTTGCTGAAAAAGGTTGCCATTAAGATTAATGGGTGGGCAGCTAAAACTTCGTCTTACACAGGTCGGGCTCAGTTGGTTCAAGTTGTCTTGTTTTACATTCAGAACTATTGGGCACAGCATTTTCTTCTACCTAAGGCAGTGATTAAGTTGGTGAATCAAATGTGTGTGAGATTTTTATGGAAGGGacaaaatgaaaaagttaaagtAGCTAGATTGAGTTGGGAGCAAATTT GTCAAGAGACTAGAGGCCCCTTGTTTGTGGAATGTGTCTACTCTAGAAGAATCTCACAAGCGATACTAaaactttgcaaattaaacaGGAACCTGGGACTTGGAGAAAAAGAAGAGCCTTCATTACAGTGGTTCTTAGGTTGGCTTGAAATGCTCATGTTTATGGGATATAGTGAGAAAGGAACTGTCGGCAATTTAGGAGCCAACAAAGATTCAAACTGGAGTTGCTGGAATTAA
- the LOC107957272 gene encoding SPX and EXS domain-containing protein 1: MFESQTAIASSHSPHLRKPGSKSVSSDLGAGEPGNSVQEGYVFPLTVGEMKASNSPMHTTSIMPSPIFLWRFKVIWFLIWAFTCCKIGWDSVMRMSADLRDLFLYEAFLYYNPLLLVTMMVWLWGVCLWVFSQSTINYAKIFDLDSNHLTHREIWKSSIWMTVIVPTSMTAYLYLYSHGEVALAASQPVILYVAVALVLIFPFDIFYFSSRYFLLRTLWRIALPLQPISFPDFFLADILTSMAKVFSDLERSVCRMVHRQVATIAWFEADSVCGSHSVAIPLVLVIPYIWRLLQCLRQYKDTKEKPTLSNALKYSTAVPVIFLSALKYHVSPDRWTYVYRRLWLFSSVVNSLYSFYWDITRDWDLSVFTRIFKFNKPSLCTNLFYGRRWVYFWVIGSNLILRCTWTYKLSAHLRHNYLTVFMVTALEMLRRFQWIFFRVENEWNKITKSGFQIPMVDMPREEEKLLGSTNHNV, translated from the exons ATGTTTGAAAGTCAGACGGCAATCGCTTCTTCTCACAGTCCTCACCTTCGGAAACCTGGCTCCAAATCTGTTTCTTCTGACCTAG GGGCTGGTGAACCTGGAAATAGTGTTCAAGAGGGTTACGTGTTTCCTTTGACGGTAGGTGAAATGAAGGCTTCTAATTCACCCATGCACACCACATCCATAATGCCTTCTCCCATCTTTCTATGGAGATTTAAG GTTATATGGTTTCTGATATGGGCCTTCACTTGTTGCAAG ATTGGATGGGATTCAGTCATGAGAATGAGCGCGGACTTGCGAGACTTGTTCTTGTATGAGGCATTCTTATATTATAACCCTCTCCTCCTTGTG ACTATGATGGTTTGGCTATGGGGAGTGTGTTTATGGGTCTTCTCACAAAGCACTATTAATTATGCAAAAATATTTGACCTTGATTCAAACCACCTTACTCACAGAGAAATATGGAAG TCTAGCATATGGATGACAGTTATAGTGCCAACTAGCATGACAGCATACCTTTATCTTTACTCCCATGGAGAAGTAGCATTGGCAGCATCACAACCA GTGATCCTCTATGTTGCTGTTGCTTTGGTTTTGATATTCCCCTTTgacattttctatttttcatctcGTTACTTCTTGCTAAGAACACTCTGGCGTATAGCTCTCCCACTTCAG CCAATTTCATTTCCCGACTTCTTCTTGGCTGATATTCTGACCTCCATGGCCAAG GTATTTTCAGATTTGGAGCGTTCAGTCTGTCGAATGGTTCATCGCCAG GTTGCAACAATCGCATGGTTTGAAGCAGACTCAGTTTGTGGCAGCCACTCAGTTGCAATTCCACTAGTGCTTGTTATTCCTTATATTTGGCGGCTACTGCAATGTCTGCGGCAGTACAAGGACACAAAAGAGAAACCAACCCTTTCTAATG CTTTAAAATATTCAACAGCTGTCCCTGTGATTTTTCTCTCGGCTCTTAAATATCATGTTTCACCTGATAGGTGGACATATGTTTATCGTCGCCTCTGGCTTTTTTCAAGTGTTGTCAACTCACTCTACTCATTTTATTGGGATATAACACGTGATTGGGATCTTAG TGTCTTCACCAGAATCTTCAAGTTCAACAAACCAAGTTTGTGCACCAATCTGTTCTATGGGCGAAGATGG GTTTATTTTTGGGTTATTGGAAGCAACTTGATTTTGCGTTGCACATGGACATATAAACTGTCTGCTCATCTCCGCCACAACTACTTGACTGTGTTTATGGTCACTGCCTTAGAGATGCTAAGAAGGTTCCAATGGATATTCTTCCGAGTTGAAAATGAATGGAACAAAATTACCAAGTCCGGTTTTCAGATTCCGATGGTTGACATGCCAAGAGAGGAGGAAAAGTTACTGGGCTCAACTAATCACAATGTGTAG